In the genome of Telluria beijingensis, one region contains:
- a CDS encoding transposase — protein MGVDLGVTALATLSTGETFVGPKALKSALVRVKRLARSLSRKVKGSRNYAKAKMRLARLYAGSPDRRIADIRRDGLHKLTTSISRRFQIIGITPRRR, from the coding sequence GTGGGAGTCGACCTGGGTGTCACGGCACTGGCTACGTTGTCAACCGGTGAAACCTTTGTCGGACCGAAGGCATTGAAATCGGCCCTGGTGCGGGTGAAGCGCCTGGCACGCAGCCTGTCGCGCAAGGTAAAAGGTTCCCGCAATTACGCCAAGGCGAAGATGAGGCTCGCCCGCCTGTATGCCGGGTCGCCGGACCGCAGGATCGCCGACATACGCCGTGACGGCCTGCACAAGCTGACCACGTCAATCAGCCGGCGATTCCAGATCATCGGNATTACGCCAAGGCGAAGATGA
- a CDS encoding RNA-guided endonuclease TnpB family protein yields the protein MRLARLYAGSPDRRIADIRRDGLHKLTTSISRRFQIIGIEDLNVKGMLGNRCLARSIADMSFGELRRQLEYKAAWRGGQIVVVDRWYPSSKTCSCCGHRLDVLDLHLRQWRFPDSDTLQDLDENAANNLRNMAVSSTVTAC from the coding sequence ATGAGGCTCGCCCGCCTGTATGCCGGGTCGCCGGACCGCAGGATCGCCGACATACGCCGTGACGGCCTGCACAAGCTGACCACGTCAATCAGCCGGCGATTCCAGATCATCGGGATCGAGGATCTGAACGTTAAGGGCATGCTTGGGAACCGATGTCTGGCACGCTCGATCGCCGACATGAGCTTCGGTGAGTTGCGCCGACAGCTGGAGTACAAGGCGGCGTGGCGCGGTGGGCAGATCGTCGTGGTCGATCGCTGGTATCCCAGCAGTAAGACGTGCTCATGCTGCGGCCATCGGCTCGATGTGCTCGACCTACACCTGCGCCAATGGCGCTTTCCCGACTCTGACACCCTCCAAGACCTCGACGAGAACGCGGCAAATAACCTGAGAAATATGGCGGTGAGTTCCACCGTCACTGCCTGCTGA
- a CDS encoding zinc ribbon domain-containing protein YjdM translates to MHTLPPCPQCQSAYTYEDGTGQYVCPECAHEWPVQAPAAAGDSARVYKDASGNILQDGDTVTVIKDLKPKGSGGVIKQGTKVKNIRLVDADHDIDCKIDGFGAMSLKTEFVRKV, encoded by the coding sequence ATGCACACACTTCCACCCTGCCCCCAATGCCAGTCGGCCTACACCTATGAAGACGGCACCGGCCAATATGTTTGCCCGGAATGCGCCCACGAGTGGCCGGTCCAGGCCCCTGCCGCTGCCGGCGACAGCGCACGTGTCTATAAAGACGCTTCAGGCAATATCCTCCAGGATGGCGACACCGTCACCGTGATCAAGGACCTCAAGCCCAAGGGCTCGGGCGGTGTGATCAAGCAAGGCACCAAGGTCAAGAATATCCGCCTGGTCGATGCCGACCACGACATCGACTGCAAGATCGACGGCTTCGGCGCCATGAGCCTGAAGACGGAGTTTGTGCGCAAGGTGTAA
- the pip gene encoding prolyl aminopeptidase, translated as MFRPTANHPPPEPYRHGMLPVDALHSIYWEESGNPHGAPVLVLHGGPGAGSSPIWRQFFDPDHYRIVQFDQRGAGKSTPPGEWRANTTPLLVADIEALRALLGIEQWLVFGGSWGATLALAYGQAHPASCQGFILRSPFLCTREEIAWFFEGARLFHPELYAELASPIPAEERGDLLGAYARRLLCDDEATYLPAARRWSRFEVARASLRGAVTSDSPLPDALAINLARLEAHYFRNGGFFEEGHLLRNMHRIAHLPAIVIQGRHDTLSVPLTAFRVAGMWPGAALRIVEDGCHTALEPGMQEVLLQASELFKRNGHFRAT; from the coding sequence ATGTTTCGGCCTACTGCTAACCACCCTCCGCCCGAACCGTACCGCCATGGCATGCTGCCAGTCGACGCGCTTCACTCCATTTATTGGGAGGAATCCGGCAATCCGCACGGCGCGCCGGTACTGGTGCTGCATGGCGGGCCAGGTGCCGGGAGTTCGCCCATATGGAGGCAGTTCTTTGACCCGGATCATTACCGCATCGTGCAGTTCGACCAGCGCGGCGCGGGCAAATCGACGCCGCCCGGCGAATGGCGCGCCAATACCACGCCCCTGCTGGTGGCCGATATCGAAGCGCTGCGTGCGCTGCTCGGCATCGAGCAATGGCTGGTATTTGGTGGTTCGTGGGGCGCCACCCTGGCGCTGGCCTATGGGCAGGCGCATCCGGCAAGCTGCCAGGGCTTCATCCTGCGCAGCCCGTTCCTGTGCACGCGCGAGGAGATCGCCTGGTTTTTCGAGGGAGCGCGACTGTTCCATCCCGAGCTGTATGCGGAGCTGGCTAGTCCGATCCCTGCTGAAGAGCGGGGAGATCTGCTGGGCGCCTATGCCCGCCGGCTACTGTGCGACGACGAGGCGACGTATCTCCCCGCAGCGCGGCGCTGGAGCCGTTTCGAGGTGGCGCGTGCTTCGCTGCGCGGCGCCGTAACCTCGGATTCGCCGCTTCCGGATGCGCTGGCCATCAATCTGGCGCGCCTGGAGGCCCACTATTTCCGCAACGGCGGCTTTTTTGAAGAGGGTCACTTGCTGCGGAATATGCACCGCATCGCCCACCTGCCTGCCATCGTGATCCAGGGGCGGCACGATACGCTCAGCGTGCCGCTGACGGCCTTTCGGGTGGCCGGCATGTGGCCGGGTGCTGCGCTGCGCATCGTTGAAGACGGCTGTCACACCGCCCTCGAGCCCGGGATGCAAGAGGTACTGCTGCAGGCATCCGAGCTGTTCAAGCGGAACGGACACTTCCGCGCTACCTGA
- a CDS encoding FAD-dependent monooxygenase, whose protein sequence is MTTPTTSTTRTDVCIVGNGAIAKTTALGFAQAGHSVTLLAPPARAGTDAPATASASAAERPWDVRVYALNHTAHDLLASLKVWGALDLARVAAVDAMDVHGDGQNGGNLGFDAFGARVGTLAWIVEDHNLNGALDAALKFAHNVQRIEGRACELGCIEEGAVVRLEDGRRIECALLVGADGRESWVRGQCDIGVDYRMYHQRAIVTNFACDKPHHGVAHQWFTCADGIVALLPLPGNRVSLVWSAPETLADTLMDESLGELAIRLGEYADDKLGALRPLQPETVAAVPLALVKPHAIVAPRVALVGDAAHAVHPLAGHGMNLGFGDVVDLLAVVREREERRAIGDERVLARYARKRKEDVLMMQLATDGLERLFGANLEPLRVVRNIGLNLLDKMPAVKRRLMAHAMGKSSI, encoded by the coding sequence ATGACCACGCCCACGACCTCCACCACCCGGACCGATGTCTGTATCGTCGGCAACGGCGCCATCGCCAAGACCACCGCCCTCGGCTTTGCCCAGGCCGGGCACAGCGTGACCCTGCTGGCGCCGCCCGCGCGCGCCGGGACGGACGCGCCGGCGACGGCGTCGGCGTCGGCCGCGGAGCGTCCGTGGGACGTGCGTGTTTACGCGCTCAACCACACGGCCCACGACCTGCTGGCCTCGCTCAAGGTGTGGGGCGCCCTCGACCTGGCGCGGGTCGCCGCGGTCGATGCGATGGACGTGCACGGCGACGGCCAGAATGGCGGCAACCTCGGTTTCGACGCCTTCGGGGCCCGGGTCGGCACCCTGGCCTGGATCGTCGAAGACCATAACCTGAACGGGGCGCTCGATGCCGCGCTCAAGTTCGCCCACAATGTGCAGCGAATCGAAGGCCGCGCCTGCGAGCTCGGCTGCATCGAGGAGGGCGCTGTGGTACGCCTGGAAGACGGCCGCCGCATCGAGTGCGCGCTGCTGGTCGGGGCCGACGGCCGCGAATCCTGGGTGCGCGGGCAATGCGATATCGGGGTCGACTACCGCATGTACCACCAGCGCGCCATCGTCACCAACTTCGCCTGCGACAAGCCGCACCATGGCGTGGCCCACCAGTGGTTCACCTGCGCCGACGGCATCGTCGCCCTGCTGCCGCTGCCGGGCAACCGCGTCTCGCTGGTGTGGTCGGCGCCCGAGACGCTGGCCGACACGCTGATGGACGAATCGCTGGGCGAACTCGCGATCCGGCTCGGCGAGTATGCCGACGACAAGCTGGGCGCCCTGCGTCCGTTGCAGCCCGAAACGGTGGCGGCGGTGCCGCTGGCGCTGGTCAAGCCGCATGCGATCGTGGCGCCGCGCGTGGCGCTGGTGGGCGACGCCGCCCACGCCGTGCATCCGCTGGCCGGCCATGGCATGAACCTCGGTTTCGGCGACGTGGTTGACCTGCTGGCCGTCGTACGCGAGCGCGAGGAGCGGCGCGCCATCGGCGACGAGCGGGTGCTGGCGCGCTATGCCCGCAAGCGCAAGGAAGACGTGCTCATGATGCAACTGGCGACCGATGGCCTGGAGCGCCTGTTCGGCGCCAATCTGGAGCCGCTGCGCGTGGTGCGCAATATCGGACTCAACTTGCTTGATAAAATGCCCGCAGTGAAGCGGCGCCTGATGGCGCATGCGATGGGCAAGTCATCAATCTGA
- a CDS encoding DsbC family protein, with amino-acid sequence MVKMKLAVLLATALLASCVDAQNTVEAGIRKALEPHLGGAKIESVKETPYGGLYEVRVAGDILYTDKKGEFLVIGQVYDVKSSRNLTRERLDDINKIKFSDLPLEMALKQVKGNGKRVIAVFEDPNCGYCKRLRQTTLKDIDNVTIYTFMYNILSEDSFTKSKNIWCASNRNKAWDDWMISGKVPPAAPAACESPNDKVLALGQKLRITGTPAIFFADGTRIPGAIDLKSLEAKFDSLEGKAR; translated from the coding sequence ATGGTCAAAATGAAGCTCGCCGTCCTGCTGGCGACAGCACTGCTCGCGTCGTGTGTCGACGCGCAGAACACGGTCGAGGCAGGCATCAGGAAGGCGCTCGAACCGCACCTGGGCGGCGCCAAGATCGAGTCGGTCAAGGAGACGCCCTACGGCGGCCTGTATGAAGTGCGGGTCGCGGGCGACATCCTGTATACAGACAAGAAGGGCGAGTTCCTGGTGATCGGCCAGGTGTACGACGTCAAGAGTTCGCGCAATCTCACGCGCGAGCGACTGGACGACATCAACAAGATCAAGTTCAGCGACCTGCCGCTCGAGATGGCGCTCAAGCAGGTCAAGGGCAACGGCAAGCGCGTGATCGCGGTGTTCGAGGACCCGAACTGCGGCTACTGCAAGCGCCTGCGCCAGACCACGCTCAAGGACATCGACAACGTCACCATCTATACCTTCATGTACAACATCCTGTCCGAGGATTCGTTCACGAAGTCGAAGAATATCTGGTGCGCGTCCAACCGCAACAAGGCCTGGGATGACTGGATGATCAGCGGCAAGGTGCCGCCAGCGGCGCCGGCTGCCTGCGAATCGCCGAACGACAAGGTGCTGGCGCTCGGCCAGAAGCTGCGCATCACCGGCACGCCGGCCATCTTCTTCGCCGACGGCACCCGCATCCCGGGCGCGATCGACCTGAAGTCGCTCGAAGCCAAGTTCGACTCGCTGGAAGGCAAGGCACGGTAA
- a CDS encoding (2Fe-2S)-binding protein: protein MLTLNINGRDLQVDADPATPLLWALRDHLNLTGTKFGCGAALCGACTVHLDGVPIRSCVMPLSVVVGKAIATIEAMAGDRVGKAVQDAWVRHGVPQCGYCQSGQVMSAVALLRATPRPRDAEIDDAMSGNLCRCGTYQRIRAAIKDAAATLDT, encoded by the coding sequence ATGCTCACACTGAACATCAACGGACGCGACCTGCAAGTCGACGCCGATCCCGCCACCCCCTTGCTGTGGGCATTGCGTGACCACCTCAATCTCACCGGCACCAAGTTCGGCTGCGGCGCGGCCCTGTGCGGCGCCTGCACCGTGCACCTGGACGGCGTCCCGATCCGCTCCTGCGTCATGCCGCTCTCGGTGGTCGTGGGCAAGGCCATCGCCACCATCGAGGCGATGGCGGGCGACCGCGTCGGCAAGGCGGTCCAGGATGCCTGGGTGCGGCACGGCGTGCCGCAATGCGGCTACTGCCAGAGCGGCCAGGTGATGAGCGCCGTCGCGCTGCTGCGCGCCACCCCGCGTCCGCGCGACGCCGAGATCGACGACGCGATGAGCGGCAACCTGTGCCGCTGCGGCACCTACCAGCGGATCCGCGCGGCCATCAAGGATGCCGCCGCGACCCTGGACACATGA
- a CDS encoding nucleotidyltransferase family protein produces the protein MALTGILLAAGRGRRFDPAGARNKLLQRLPRGELVVEASAGKLLAVFARVVAVVPPHDGGVAEALRRLGCEVTVCPDADGGMGLSLAHAIRHSLPGQPPGQGWLVALGDMPFVDPSTLRALDSAVKEGAAIAAPLYEGRRGNPVAFGPAHRDALLALDGDQGARRLLAASPVVAIVVADAGVLHDIDSPADLAG, from the coding sequence ATGGCACTGACCGGCATCCTGCTGGCCGCGGGGCGGGGCCGCCGCTTCGACCCCGCCGGCGCGCGCAACAAGCTGCTGCAACGCCTGCCCCGCGGCGAGCTGGTGGTCGAGGCCAGCGCGGGCAAGCTGCTGGCCGTGTTCGCGCGCGTGGTGGCGGTGGTGCCGCCGCACGATGGCGGCGTGGCGGAGGCGCTGCGCCGGCTCGGCTGCGAGGTCACCGTCTGCCCGGATGCCGACGGCGGCATGGGCCTGTCGCTGGCGCATGCGATCCGCCATTCGCTGCCCGGCCAGCCGCCCGGCCAGGGCTGGCTGGTGGCGCTGGGCGACATGCCCTTCGTCGACCCATCCACCCTGCGCGCACTGGACAGCGCCGTCAAGGAGGGCGCCGCCATCGCCGCGCCGCTGTACGAGGGCCGGCGCGGCAACCCGGTCGCCTTCGGTCCTGCGCATCGTGACGCCCTGCTGGCGCTGGACGGCGACCAGGGCGCGCGGCGCCTGCTCGCCGCCAGCCCGGTCGTCGCGATCGTCGTGGCGGACGCCGGCGTCCTGCACGACATCGATTCGCCTGCCGACCTGGCTGGCTAG
- a CDS encoding M61 family metallopeptidase, with protein sequence MKKPSQKKQNAIHYTIVPKDLAGHLFNVTVTVANPDPDGQVFALPAWIPGSYMIREFARNIVRIRAESGEGGEQKAVALTKLDKHSWRAAPGAGPLTLHYEVYAWDLSVRAAHLDQTHGFFNGTSVFLRVAGQEALVHQVDIQRPADPAARSWRVATAMPEAGAKRYGFGAYACANYDELIDHPVEMGDFELATFKAHGIPHDIVITGRVPNLDMARLQADLKAICETQIAFFEPKTRRAPLERYVFMTMAVGDGYGGLEHRASTALICARADLPSLANPKTAEPGEGYLRFLGLCSHEYFHTWNVKRIKPAVFAPYDLQAENYTPLLWLFEGFTSYYDDLMLVRAGIIGEATYFKLQAKTIGGVLRGSGRLKQSVADSSFDAWSKYYRQDENSPNAIVSYYTKGSLIALAFDLTIRARTNGARSLDDVMLALWERYGRDFYQGAGRGVTEQEVEALFDEISGLKLKSLFERYVRGTDDLPLAKLYAPLGVKLLDERKGGKVSLDAGIGRDPLGARLTQVHEGGAAHQAGLSALDVVIAIDGLRVNGNPSNVDALLARYRVGDRVTVHAFRRDELMAFDVTLQGDRVPCIALSQAVAGRKSAAIKRPSAV encoded by the coding sequence ATGAAAAAGCCATCGCAGAAAAAGCAGAACGCCATCCACTACACCATCGTTCCCAAGGACCTGGCCGGTCACCTGTTCAACGTCACTGTCACGGTCGCCAATCCCGACCCCGACGGCCAGGTATTCGCGCTGCCGGCCTGGATCCCGGGCAGCTACATGATCCGCGAGTTCGCGCGCAATATCGTGCGCATCCGGGCCGAGAGCGGCGAAGGTGGAGAACAAAAGGCCGTCGCGCTCACCAAGCTCGATAAGCATTCGTGGCGCGCCGCGCCCGGCGCCGGCCCGCTGACCCTGCACTACGAGGTCTATGCCTGGGACCTGTCGGTGCGAGCCGCCCACCTCGACCAGACCCACGGCTTCTTCAACGGCACCAGCGTGTTCCTGCGCGTGGCGGGCCAGGAAGCGCTCGTCCACCAGGTCGACATCCAGCGCCCGGCCGACCCTGCCGCCCGGAGCTGGCGCGTGGCCACCGCGATGCCCGAGGCAGGCGCGAAGCGCTACGGCTTCGGCGCCTATGCCTGCGCCAACTACGATGAATTGATCGACCATCCGGTCGAGATGGGCGACTTCGAGCTGGCCACCTTCAAGGCCCACGGCATCCCGCACGACATCGTGATCACCGGCCGCGTGCCCAACCTCGACATGGCGCGCCTGCAGGCCGATCTCAAGGCGATCTGCGAAACGCAAATCGCCTTCTTCGAGCCGAAGACCAGGCGGGCGCCGCTCGAACGCTATGTGTTCATGACCATGGCCGTGGGCGATGGCTATGGCGGCCTCGAACACCGCGCCTCGACCGCCCTGATCTGCGCCCGCGCCGACCTGCCGAGCCTTGCCAACCCCAAGACGGCCGAGCCGGGCGAAGGCTATCTGCGCTTCCTGGGCCTGTGCAGCCACGAGTATTTCCACACCTGGAACGTCAAGCGCATCAAGCCGGCCGTGTTCGCCCCCTACGACCTGCAGGCCGAGAACTACACGCCGCTCCTGTGGCTGTTCGAAGGCTTCACCAGCTACTACGACGACCTGATGCTGGTGCGCGCCGGAATCATCGGCGAAGCCACGTATTTCAAGCTGCAGGCCAAGACCATCGGCGGCGTGCTGCGCGGCAGCGGGCGCCTCAAGCAGAGCGTGGCCGATTCGAGCTTCGACGCCTGGAGCAAATACTACCGCCAGGACGAGAACTCGCCGAATGCCATCGTCAGCTACTACACCAAGGGTTCGCTGATCGCGCTGGCCTTCGACCTGACCATCCGCGCGAGGACCAATGGCGCCCGGTCGCTGGACGACGTCATGCTGGCCCTGTGGGAACGCTATGGACGCGACTTCTACCAGGGCGCCGGCCGCGGCGTGACCGAGCAGGAAGTCGAGGCGCTGTTCGACGAGATCAGCGGCCTCAAGCTCAAGAGCCTGTTCGAGCGCTACGTGCGCGGCACTGACGACCTGCCGCTGGCCAAGCTGTATGCGCCGCTGGGCGTGAAGCTGCTCGATGAGCGCAAGGGCGGCAAGGTATCGCTGGACGCCGGCATCGGCCGCGATCCGCTTGGCGCCAGGCTGACCCAGGTGCATGAGGGCGGCGCCGCCCACCAGGCCGGCCTGTCGGCGCTCGACGTGGTGATCGCGATCGACGGCCTGCGCGTGAACGGCAATCCGTCCAACGTCGATGCCCTGCTGGCGCGCTACCGCGTCGGCGACCGGGTCACGGTGCACGCGTTCCGGCGCGACGAGCTGATGGCCTTCGACGTCACCCTGCAGGGCGACCGCGTGCCGTGCATCGCCCTGTCGCAGGCGGTGGCGGGACGCAAGTCGGCGGCGATCAAGCGGCCCAGCGCAGTCTGA
- a CDS encoding amidohydrolase, which yields MTLTRIAAAAALAASLSLSAPVALAQQAAPLKNEVVAKVDAMYPWLDAIYKDLHAHPEIAFQEVRTAGKLAAEMRKLGFTVTEKVGKTGIVAVLKNGAGPTVLVRTDMDGLPMEERTGLPYASRARATSEGRDTFVMHSCGHDVHMASWLGTARTLVELKSQWKGTLVFIGQPAEEIVSGAKAMLDDGLFKRFPKPDVAFALHSWPLAHGTVGFNDGPVSSNSDWLEITFKGRGGHGSAPDKTIDPVAIAARFVVDVQTVVSREKDPKEFGVVTVGAIQGGTVGNIIPDSVQVRGTIRSYSPTVRAKLLEGVRRVAEGSAAMAGAPKPDMLIGGGGQAIVNDTELVNKTEVVFKEAFGADKAVRMPAMTASEDFSLYALEGVPSMFFFTGVYDPKVVAEAEREGGKPIAFNHSPFYAPVPEPSIKTGAQAMTLAVMNVLGK from the coding sequence ATGACCCTTACCCGTATCGCCGCGGCGGCCGCCCTGGCCGCCTCGCTGTCACTGTCCGCGCCCGTCGCCCTGGCCCAGCAGGCCGCCCCGCTCAAGAACGAGGTCGTCGCCAAGGTCGACGCCATGTACCCGTGGCTCGACGCGATCTATAAAGACCTGCACGCCCATCCCGAGATCGCTTTCCAGGAAGTGCGCACCGCGGGCAAGCTGGCTGCCGAAATGAGGAAACTCGGCTTCACCGTCACCGAGAAGGTCGGCAAGACCGGCATCGTCGCGGTGCTCAAGAACGGCGCCGGCCCGACGGTCCTGGTGCGCACCGACATGGACGGCCTGCCGATGGAAGAACGCACCGGCCTGCCGTATGCGAGCCGCGCGCGCGCCACCAGCGAGGGCCGCGACACCTTCGTGATGCACAGCTGCGGCCACGACGTCCACATGGCCAGCTGGCTGGGCACCGCGCGCACCCTGGTCGAGCTCAAGTCGCAGTGGAAGGGCACGTTGGTCTTCATCGGCCAGCCGGCCGAGGAAATCGTCTCGGGCGCCAAGGCCATGCTGGACGACGGCCTGTTCAAGCGCTTCCCGAAACCGGACGTCGCCTTCGCCCTGCATTCCTGGCCGCTGGCCCATGGCACCGTGGGCTTCAACGACGGCCCGGTCTCGTCCAACTCGGACTGGCTCGAGATCACCTTCAAGGGCCGCGGCGGCCATGGCTCGGCGCCGGATAAAACCATCGACCCGGTGGCGATCGCGGCGCGCTTCGTGGTCGATGTCCAGACCGTGGTCAGCCGCGAGAAGGATCCGAAGGAGTTCGGCGTCGTGACGGTCGGCGCCATCCAGGGCGGCACGGTCGGCAACATCATCCCGGACAGCGTGCAGGTGCGCGGCACCATCCGCTCGTACAGCCCCACGGTGCGCGCCAAGCTGCTCGAGGGCGTGCGCCGCGTGGCCGAAGGGTCGGCCGCAATGGCCGGGGCGCCGAAGCCCGACATGCTGATCGGCGGCGGCGGCCAGGCCATCGTCAACGACACCGAACTGGTAAACAAGACCGAGGTGGTGTTCAAGGAAGCCTTCGGCGCCGACAAGGCGGTGCGCATGCCGGCCATGACCGCCAGCGAGGACTTCTCGCTGTATGCACTCGAGGGCGTGCCGTCGATGTTCTTCTTTACCGGCGTCTACGATCCGAAGGTGGTGGCCGAAGCGGAACGCGAGGGCGGCAAGCCGATCGCCTTCAACCACTCGCCGTTCTATGCGCCGGTGCCGGAACCGTCGATCAAGACCGGCGCCCAGGCCATGACGCTGGCCGTGATGAACGTGCTCGGCAAATAG
- a CDS encoding HAF repeat-containing protein, with product MSAARFLAVLLAVMLAVSQQAEAGGKYVYEVFILGWGSAGEAINHRGQIAGRGGGHAFLYANGMVTDLGTLPGNTESAALGINRQGQVVGSAFGLNQPTRAFLYSGGLMRDIGSLAGGDTTAMDINDAGHVVGISVLQVTFPFAFLYKDGLMRNLGSLPGSDRSGATAINNRGEIAGTSGVGPSQGPNGNQAHAVVWKNGHIHDLGTLGGLNSIGQDINDLGQVVGYSTFAGGDFPNENYGGFIWANGKMRDIGAPPGGNQALPLAINNLGQVVGGYNRSGEGRTFLYSRQGGMRDLSSLVNPSRGWTIVYASDINDRSQITGVGCDYSGSCVAVRLDPWYLHRKKFSSE from the coding sequence ATGTCCGCTGCCCGTTTCCTTGCCGTTCTACTCGCCGTCATGCTGGCGGTCTCCCAGCAGGCTGAAGCCGGCGGAAAATACGTCTACGAGGTGTTCATCCTCGGCTGGGGAAGCGCCGGCGAGGCAATCAACCACCGCGGCCAGATCGCCGGACGCGGGGGTGGACATGCTTTCCTCTACGCGAACGGCATGGTCACCGACCTGGGCACCCTGCCCGGCAATACCGAAAGCGCTGCATTGGGGATCAACCGGCAAGGCCAGGTGGTGGGAAGCGCTTTTGGCCTGAACCAGCCCACCCGAGCATTCCTCTACAGTGGTGGACTCATGCGCGATATCGGCTCGCTCGCCGGCGGCGACACCACGGCAATGGACATCAACGATGCCGGGCATGTCGTCGGCATTTCCGTGCTGCAGGTCACTTTCCCATTTGCCTTTCTGTACAAGGACGGATTGATGCGTAATCTGGGTAGTCTTCCCGGTTCGGACCGCAGTGGCGCAACCGCCATCAACAATCGGGGCGAGATCGCCGGCACGTCGGGAGTCGGCCCGTCTCAAGGTCCGAATGGCAACCAGGCGCATGCGGTCGTGTGGAAGAACGGCCATATCCATGACTTGGGCACGCTTGGCGGATTGAACAGCATCGGCCAGGACATCAATGACCTCGGCCAAGTCGTCGGCTATTCGACATTTGCCGGTGGCGACTTCCCCAACGAGAACTATGGCGGCTTTATCTGGGCGAACGGCAAAATGCGCGACATCGGCGCACCGCCGGGCGGCAATCAGGCCCTGCCACTGGCGATCAACAACCTTGGGCAGGTGGTCGGCGGTTATAACCGTTCCGGCGAGGGACGAACCTTCCTGTACAGCCGCCAGGGCGGGATGCGCGACCTGTCCTCCCTCGTCAATCCCTCACGGGGCTGGACGATTGTTTACGCCAGCGATATCAACGATCGGAGCCAGATCACGGGGGTAGGGTGCGATTACTCGGGATCATGCGTTGCTGTAAGGTTGGACCCGTGGTATTTGCACCGTAAGAAATTCTCAAGCGAGTAG
- a CDS encoding Fur family transcriptional regulator, with translation MQRNTRQKSAILHAIEHAQRPLSPQEILDEASRQVSQLGMATVYRNLKSLVDDGALKVVTLPGEGARYESTSAAEHHHHHFQCTACQRVFDVHACPGDIEHMAPKGFSVERHELTLYGRCADCLTS, from the coding sequence ATGCAACGTAATACACGCCAAAAATCCGCCATCCTGCATGCGATCGAGCATGCGCAGCGTCCGCTGTCGCCACAAGAGATCCTGGACGAAGCCAGCCGCCAGGTCAGCCAGTTGGGCATGGCGACCGTCTATCGCAACCTCAAGTCGCTGGTGGACGACGGCGCGCTCAAGGTCGTCACCCTGCCGGGCGAAGGCGCGCGCTACGAATCGACCAGCGCGGCCGAACACCATCACCACCATTTCCAGTGCACTGCCTGCCAGCGCGTGTTCGACGTGCACGCCTGCCCCGGCGACATCGAGCACATGGCCCCGAAGGGCTTCAGCGTCGAACGCCATGAGCTGACCCTGTACGGCCGCTGTGCGGACTGCCTCACCAGCTGA